Within Thermus sp. CCB_US3_UF1, the genomic segment GTGGCCCCCCTCGTAGGTCAGGGGGGCGTGGAGCTCGTCGGAGACCACGATGAGGTCGTGCTTGCGGGCGATGGCGGCCAGGGCGGCCAGCTCCTCCTCGGTGAAGACCCGGCCCGTGGGGTTATGGGGGTGGCAGAAGAGGAGGAGGCGGCTGGCGTAGGCCAGGCGCTCCAGGCCCTGGAGGTCCAGGCGGTAGCCGGCCTCCGTTTCCTGCAAGGGGTTGGCCAGGACCGTGCGCTTTTGCTCCCGGATGGCGGCCAGAAAGGGGGGGTAGATGGGCACCTGGGTCAGGACCCCTTGCCCGGGGGCGGTGAAGGCGGCCACCGCGGCGTAGAGCCCCACCACCACCCCGGGCATGAAGGCCACCTCCCCCTCGAGGCCGCTTCCTTCCAGGAGGAGGTCCCTAAGCCCTTCATCCCCTTCCCGGGGCGGGTAGCCCAAAAAGCCTTCCGCCCGCTCCGCGATGGCCTTCCGGATGGGCTCGGCCACGGGGAAGTCCATGTCGGCCACCCAGAGGGGGAGCACATCCTCGGGGTAGGCGCTCCACTTTAGGGAGTCTTTGCGGGGAGGAAGCCCCATGGGGCCATCTTACCCCGCCTGGGCCTCAGGTGTGGTCCTGGACCACCTCGAGCCCCAAGGCGGTCAGGCGGGCCACCAGGGCCCGCACGGCCGCCTTCACTCCCTCGGTGAGGAGGGGGCTGGCGAACCGGCTGGCCCCGGCGTAGATCCCGTGGGCGCTTGGGCGCACCTCCAGGAGAAGGTCCTGGGTGAGCTCCTCCTCCTCCACATGGGTCAGGATGTAAAAGCCCGTCTCCCCCCGGGCCACCTCCAGGAAAACCGCCACCCCTCCGGGGAAGGGGATGGGTTCCTTGCCTAGGGGTAGGGACTCGGGCAGATCGCCGGCCAGAAGGGCATGGGCCATGGGGTACCTCCGCGTGGGGGGCCAGGGGGTGGGGTCCTCGGCCACCTTGGTGAAGACCGCGTGGAAGAAGGGCCGGCCCGCCTCCTTCCACTTTAGGGCGTATTTGGTGCGCAGGTGGGCCTCCGGGGGGGGCTCCACATGGATGCGGTAGAGCCCCGTGCGCTCCGCCTCCTCCAGGGCGAAGCGGAAGTAGGCCTCGTGGTCGGTGGTAAGGCGGAGGGAGCCTCCTTCCTCCAGCCGGGTGGAAAGCCGGCGGAAAAACCCCTCCTGCAGGAGGCGTTTCCGCTGGTGGCGCTTTTTGGGCCAGGGATCGGGGAAGTTGACGATGACCTGATGAAGGCCCCTGGGGGGCACCAGGTTCCTCAGGGCAAAGGGCCCTTCCCCATGGTACAGGCGCACGTTGGCCAGGCCGGCCCGGCGCAGGCGCTTTAGGGCCCTAAGGACACTGGCCGCCGAAACCTCGGCCCCCAGGATGAGCCAGCCGGGGTGGGTTTGGGCCAGCTCGGCGGTGAAGCGGCCGTCGCCAAAGCCCACCTCCAGCACCAAGGGGCCTTCCCGGCCAAAGAGGTCCGAGGGGCTTGGGGGCCAGGAGGGAAGGAGGGCGGGGCGGACCAGCACGGAAGGGGATTCTACCTTTTTCAAAGCCTTTTCACAAGGAGGGGCTAGGGTGAGGGGAGAAGGAGGTGGGTGGATGTCCCTATTCGGCAACCTCCGTTCCCTCCCCTTGGAGGAGCTGCTTCAGTTATTGGCGCAGAAGGAGGGGGCGCTGGAGATTTGGAACGTCCGGGGGGTGCCCGCCACCACCCTGTACCTCAAGCCAGGCCGCCTTCGCTCCCTGGACCAGGGGGGGAAGCCCCTGGACCCCGTGGACGCCAAGGCGGCCCTCCAGGCCCTGCTCCTGGCCCGGGAAGGAAGTTTTGAGTTCTGCCCTGGGGCCAGGCCCCCGCACGCCTTCCGCCTCAACTGGCCCTTGGAGC encodes:
- a CDS encoding MalY/PatB family protein, giving the protein MGLPPRKDSLKWSAYPEDVLPLWVADMDFPVAEPIRKAIAERAEGFLGYPPREGDEGLRDLLLEGSGLEGEVAFMPGVVVGLYAAVAAFTAPGQGVLTQVPIYPPFLAAIREQKRTVLANPLQETEAGYRLDLQGLERLAYASRLLLFCHPHNPTGRVFTEEELAALAAIARKHDLIVVSDELHAPLTYEGGHLPLARLLPERTLTLLGPGKAYNLAGLPIGAAVGPKPLVEALRRHLPHTFPNVLAMAAWKAALKEGGAWLGETLKRLKANRDRVAAWAQEVGLGHFPPEGTYLAWLKTPIPRAGAFFLREARVALNPGESFGEGYERFVRLNFATYPEVLEEALARMARALNKA
- the trmB gene encoding tRNA (guanosine(46)-N7)-methyltransferase TrmB; the encoded protein is MLVRPALLPSWPPSPSDLFGREGPLVLEVGFGDGRFTAELAQTHPGWLILGAEVSAASVLRALKRLRRAGLANVRLYHGEGPFALRNLVPPRGLHQVIVNFPDPWPKKRHQRKRLLQEGFFRRLSTRLEEGGSLRLTTDHEAYFRFALEEAERTGLYRIHVEPPPEAHLRTKYALKWKEAGRPFFHAVFTKVAEDPTPWPPTRRYPMAHALLAGDLPESLPLGKEPIPFPGGVAVFLEVARGETGFYILTHVEEEELTQDLLLEVRPSAHGIYAGASRFASPLLTEGVKAAVRALVARLTALGLEVVQDHT